A DNA window from Pristis pectinata isolate sPriPec2 chromosome 29, sPriPec2.1.pri, whole genome shotgun sequence contains the following coding sequences:
- the LOC127584258 gene encoding probable G-protein coupled receptor 139 yields the protein MNRPPILKMEDIFYPILAVFGLPANLVTIIILSRGKCGLSKFIGAYIMIMAVSDLSVIIINVVLYQILIKRLSGTFLYHTNFLITIVYLMGVSLKLSQWCTVAFTIDRYVAMCCQKFKTKYCRVKTVRIIAAVILIMMSLENIPHLFVFQPLRIIGNISWGIELGLEAFNSPAFVAFTRLKSFRDLFCVFGSIFLFNGLTVRHVLVSSKSRRGFRNQRKDNRHDTEMESRRKSIVLLFLVSGSFLLLWLPTTVTHFIAGHTMHSDRDYSSPELIAALTGALLAHLSSCTNTYIYAVTQAKFREELKTLLLSPWTSVLALAKKSAHSNQTFLS from the exons ATGAATCGGCCCCCGATTCTCAAGATGGAAGATATTTTTTACCCAATTCTAGCAGTCTTTGGTCTCCCCG CCAACTTGGTGACAATTATAATTCTCTCCCGAGGGAAGTGCGGTCTTTCCAAATTTATCGGCGCCTACATTATGATTATGGCAGTGTCAGATTTATCGGTCATCATTATCAATGTCGTTCTCTATCAAATTTTAATTAAACGTCTGTCAGGCACATTTCTGTATCACACGAACTTCCTTATCACCATTGTGTACCTGATGGGCGTCAGTCTGAAATTATCACAGTGGTGTACAGTCGCCTTCACCATTGACCGATATGTTGCCATGTGCTgtcagaagtttaaaacaaagtactgcagagtgAAAACAGTGAGAATCATTGCAGCAGTAATTCTGATCATGATGTCTTTGGAGAATATCCCCCACTTGTTTGTATTTCAACCTCTACGAATAATTGGCAACATTTCTTGGGGTATAGAATTAGGACTGGAGGCCTTTAACTCGCCAGCATTTGTGGCGTTCACCCGACTGAAATCATTTCGAGATTTATTCTGCGTCTTTGGCTCAATATTTCTATTTAATGGGTTGACCGTCAGGCATGTCTTGGTGTCCAGTAAATCCCGACGGGGATTTCGAAACCAAAGGAAGGATAATCGTCATGACACAgaaatggagagcagaagaaaatcCATAGTATTACTGTTCCTTGTATCGGGCAGCTTCCTGTTACTGTGGCTGCCGACAACTGTGACCCATTTTATCGCCGGTCACACCATGCATTCTGATCGCGACTATTCCTCTCCAGAACTCATTGCTGCTCTTACTGGAGCTCTGCTCGCGCACCTGAGTTCTTGCACAAACACGTACATTTATGCAGTGACCCAAgctaaattcagggaggagctgaagacatTGTTATTGTCTCCTTGGACATCTGTTCTGGCATTGGCCAAGAAGAGCGCTCATTCGAACCAAACCTTCCTCTCCTAA